From the Leptospira montravelensis genome, one window contains:
- a CDS encoding FixH family protein, whose protein sequence is MMFKELHPSLRNAMYVVLFSFTALVAATFYTIRLTYKNFEPVMDKNYYEIGLNYEKAIENQKELLKEGYLIKTNWDNQVLLPTGESEILVQLEKDGVLTNVSAKSMTVYLERNATTKNTAHFNLKPTNNGFVGKIPLLEKGTWNLRLVADINGKAFEREGKISVK, encoded by the coding sequence ATGATGTTTAAAGAATTACACCCCAGCTTAAGAAATGCCATGTATGTGGTTCTGTTTAGTTTTACAGCACTTGTGGCGGCTACATTTTATACCATTCGTTTGACCTACAAAAACTTTGAACCTGTAATGGACAAAAACTATTACGAAATAGGTTTGAACTACGAAAAAGCCATCGAAAACCAAAAGGAACTTTTGAAAGAAGGTTATCTGATCAAAACCAATTGGGACAACCAAGTCCTACTCCCAACGGGAGAATCAGAAATTTTGGTCCAACTAGAAAAAGATGGAGTATTAACGAACGTTAGTGCAAAATCGATGACAGTATATTTGGAAAGAAATGCCACTACCAAAAATACAGCACATTTTAATTTAAAACCAACTAACAATGGATTTGTTGGAAAAATCCCACTCCTAGAAAAGGGCACTTGGAATTTAAGACTGGTTGCTGATATAAATGGAAAGGCTTTTGAACGAGAAGGAAAAATATCTGTTAAATGA
- a CDS encoding c-type cytochrome, producing the protein MKEPKEVDGIFQADNPMPTWWKLVWLISIIVSIGYVVYFHWYSEWPQEVAFEKEVAEHEAQFPAKQAVVANTEDGSNPYRDDAVAIKEGEGTYKQICSACHGPTAEGAVGPSLVDKDWIHGNTDKEVFNNIMKGIGPERQKLNRGGMPAWEGLGAEKVYAVMAWLATKNSSLVKAK; encoded by the coding sequence ATGAAAGAACCAAAAGAAGTAGACGGAATCTTCCAAGCCGACAACCCCATGCCCACTTGGTGGAAATTGGTCTGGTTGATCAGTATCATCGTTTCCATCGGTTACGTTGTATACTTTCACTGGTATTCTGAATGGCCACAAGAGGTTGCCTTTGAAAAAGAAGTTGCAGAACACGAAGCGCAATTTCCAGCAAAACAAGCCGTTGTTGCAAATACAGAAGATGGCTCAAACCCTTATCGTGATGATGCAGTGGCGATTAAAGAAGGCGAAGGAACATACAAACAAATTTGTTCTGCTTGCCACGGCCCAACTGCAGAAGGTGCTGTAGGACCAAGTCTTGTGGACAAGGATTGGATTCATGGAAACACTGATAAAGAAGTGTTTAACAACATCATGAAAGGAATTGGACCTGAAAGACAAAAACTCAACCGAGGTGGAATGCCAGCTTGGGAAGGTTTAGGTGCGGAGAAAGTTTATGCTGTTATGGCATGGCTTGCAACTAAAAACAGTAGTTTGGTAAAGGCAAAGTAA
- the ccoG gene encoding cytochrome c oxidase accessory protein CcoG, whose protein sequence is MIISRPQTGKVRTRRNFVMSFLVGLFLIAPWVVLPEGSPLIRLDIPHRVFHLFGGLFIPQEGLILWFFLLTMGLSLFFFTSVIGRVWCGWGCPQTIYTDLFDRIGRFVLDSKYGKKDASIVGKYTVYFLWIVVSFIASFHWIAYFVSPYEMLADYVNLSFVNQSYFYFTLFFTAAMFIDIGFIREQFCRYACPYARFQTLLMDEHSWNVTYDFKRGEPRRDGKTKIGDCIACNMCVVVCPTGIDIRDGLQVGCVACGKCVDACTSIMAKENKKTLIGYFSLKQIETGAKIKWIRPRTVIYAILLTVVITGAIIQLITRTPMSMIAASNKSMPPILIPDNKIRAFVALRIQNIAPIEKEFQLSASDTRHGKEILIRSGEENNKFKLGSGEIKSISVVLETQSLTEQELNEGYLPGSIVLENAEDPEERLEKKLSLTLPRR, encoded by the coding sequence ATGATCATTTCAAGACCACAAACAGGGAAGGTAAGAACACGAAGAAACTTCGTAATGAGTTTTCTCGTAGGTTTATTTTTAATCGCTCCTTGGGTGGTGTTACCAGAAGGTAGCCCCCTCATTCGGTTGGATATCCCACATAGGGTATTTCACTTGTTCGGTGGTCTTTTTATCCCACAAGAAGGACTGATCTTATGGTTTTTCCTTCTTACGATGGGACTTTCACTTTTCTTTTTCACCTCCGTCATTGGCCGTGTTTGGTGCGGATGGGGGTGTCCTCAAACCATTTATACCGATCTTTTCGATCGAATTGGTCGGTTTGTACTAGATTCTAAATATGGAAAAAAAGATGCCTCCATCGTAGGCAAATACACAGTTTATTTTCTTTGGATTGTTGTCTCTTTTATCGCATCTTTTCATTGGATTGCTTACTTTGTTAGTCCTTACGAAATGTTGGCGGACTATGTAAATCTCTCTTTCGTAAATCAATCATACTTTTATTTTACATTATTTTTTACGGCAGCAATGTTTATTGATATCGGATTTATCCGGGAACAATTCTGCAGATATGCCTGTCCTTATGCAAGGTTCCAAACTCTCCTTATGGATGAACATTCTTGGAACGTCACTTATGATTTCAAACGAGGAGAACCTCGTAGAGACGGAAAAACCAAAATTGGGGATTGTATCGCCTGCAATATGTGCGTGGTGGTCTGCCCGACTGGGATCGATATCCGCGATGGATTACAAGTGGGATGTGTGGCCTGCGGAAAATGTGTGGATGCCTGCACTTCCATCATGGCCAAAGAAAACAAAAAAACTTTAATTGGATACTTCTCTCTCAAACAAATTGAAACAGGCGCAAAAATCAAATGGATCAGACCAAGGACTGTGATTTATGCCATCTTACTCACAGTTGTGATCACAGGTGCCATCATCCAACTTATAACGAGAACTCCTATGTCGATGATTGCTGCATCAAATAAATCGATGCCACCCATCTTAATTCCGGACAATAAAATTAGAGCCTTCGTCGCTCTACGCATTCAAAATATTGCACCGATTGAAAAAGAATTCCAACTTTCGGCTTCTGATACAAGACATGGAAAAGAAATCCTAATTCGTTCTGGCGAAGAAAACAACAAGTTCAAATTAGGATCAGGCGAAATCAAAAGTATTTCTGTGGTATTAGAGACACAGTCCCTCACAGAACAAGAATTAAATGAAGGTTACTTACCAGGATCCATTGTATTAGAAAATGCAGAAGATCCAGAGGAACGATTGGAGAAAAAACTCTCCTTAACATTACCAAGGAGGTAA